The Schistocerca nitens isolate TAMUIC-IGC-003100 chromosome 2, iqSchNite1.1, whole genome shotgun sequence nucleotide sequence TGTCGAAatgccaggaatcttcgaacggACATGACAACCAATTGTCTGATGATGTACTGTGTGTGTAAAGGCTAACGGTCTCACATTCGAGCACCTCCTGTGAACGCCACTGTTGTAATGAGCACGCTAGACTACTTTATGTGTAAATCGTCAGGGACCACATGTaccataaataaatatatttgtgtTGACGTTCTCTACCCCATTATTAActtgaacgaatagtttcggaacaccctgtatataaatggaaaagaaaaatgccctaataattggTACGATTGCataaaccctctgccatgcacttcccagtggtttgaggagtatggaAGTAGATTTAGATCTTTACCCATTGCCTACATAAAAATGCGTAAAGTACGCTGAATGGAGAACTTCATTATGATGTTAGGGGATTCGTTACATCACATATTGCATGCAACATAAATTGCAAATTTGCAAGGATAGGATCCATACCGCTAAATAATTAAAGATCAGAGAAAAATCCGTCTTGGCGTCAAGGATGCGCTTTTCTTTATACTACTGACAGTACGTTTAGTTCACAcaaattctgttttcattttatCTTATGCACAATACAACAAGGAGGAGAATTGAAGACTATGAAGTGTTAGAAGAAAAGTCGAACAATAAAAATGTATCAATGCCtataaacttacaataaatacaatttGATAAAATGCTAAGTGTTCACGGGGAAAATGAATTGCTATTAACGGCTTGTATACACCCAGGAACATGATTaatatgtgaaataattttcaaacTTCTTCAGAACTGAGATGTGTCATTTAGAACCCCGGTTGGGAACCTGCACTTAGTGATCTAAAtgagctagtgtgtgtgtgtgagagagagagagagagagagagagagaggatggggggggggggggtgagagggagaaagagaaagaGGTACACATGTAGACGGACAACTCACAGAAACTCACTCAAATTTTTAATAATCCTGCCATGTATCAGTAGACAAAAAAttgctggaacacacaaatcacaacTGAATCACTACAATAGGGAGACAAAAAGATATGACAATTTAAAAAATCCACCTATTTCATAAAATCGTCCCAAATGGATCAAAATCAAATCTTTTTACCTTCAAAAAAACAACCGAGAAATACCTGTTCTTAACTTACGAAAACACTTTCAGTTCCATATCTCTAAAAGCAGTTATATGGAAAGAAAGAAGAACCACAGAATTTTTCTGATAAAGTTCATGTAACCTGAGAGTCTAAGAGTTTTCTCATTTTCTTATGAAAGCTCTTTAGAATAGACTCTACAAGTCGTTAGAGGTGTATAAGACATTCTGTAAGATCGAAAATTTCGACGACAGTCATAGTAAAGTACTTCTGATTCATAATTGATCCAAAGCGAAAGGAAAGGTTTTGAGGAAAAATAAACTATTTCCAAACCTGAAGAAAATTTCGGTTTTTCCAGCAGGGAACACTAACAGAGGATAAGGTTACTGTATCAAAAGTTGTGGCGGACatagaagaacaaaataatgcgtTTTTGGTCTAGGGAGACATCAAGCACTATTTTTCCAGTCAGTAAAGATTAATCCAGAaatgaattaattaaaattatgTGATTGAAAAAATTCGTACATAGTTGTAAGATTTCTCGTTTCCCATGAAGAATCTGCAATGTCATTTTATGTATATAGTCGGCCCACATTTGAAAAAAAGTGGCAAACCTGTCACAGTAGCCGAAATACCAGTCATTGGTGTTCCCTGCAGGAAATTTTATGTTCCCAGTTCATGGTACTAAAAGGAGTTGGAGAATCAAGAAGAATAAGAGGAAACGTGCTACGAAGCTGCAGGCATATAGATGTAAAAGAACAGTGTTTAATCTGTGTATTAAGAAAAAGCGCCACCCACACTTTATACTATGGGACAATGAACAATACTGTCCCAGAAATAAATTGAAATTGTTCCAATCATCTGGTCCTGACCTACATTTTTTGGGGATTCCGCATTTATTGTATGGTAATCCCCTTTCATTCACTTTCTGTTGAGAATTCCTCTGCCATTTCGTTTGATGAAAAGAACTGTCACCCTAAAAATATCTACATATTCAGTGAAATTATACAGCCAAACGATGATTGCTTCCTTGCCCATGAAATTATGTGACAAAGCAGAGCACTGAAATCATGCGGAATGAAGgaattggccgcgcgggattagccgagaggtcttaggcgctgcagtcatggactgtgcgactggtctcggcggaggttcgagtcctccctcgggcatgggcgtgtgtgtttgtccttaggataatttaggttaagttgtgtgtaagcttagggactgatgaccttagtagttaagtcccatacgatttcacacacatttgaacatttttttaggtaTTGTTGGAAGTCTTCCATGAGAGGTTGAAGGACCTAGCGTTCAGCATTGAGAAGTGCGTCACGTCCCTGCAGGTCCCCCGCCTCGATCGGCTGTGAGACAACGGCCAGTGGTGTAACGCTATGGAGGCCAATGTCAGCTGGCGCCTTTAAGTACGGCGGTGGCGCCCAGAGTGGCATCAGTCAGTGTATCGGCTCTTCCCCTGAGAGCGACATGCAGCTCCTGGTGGCGTCTGCTCTCTTGCTGCTCGCAGGGTGCGCCTCTGCGCGGCCAGAAGCGCCTGCGCAGCAGTACGGCGCGCCAGACGCGGCTCCGTACCCTCCCTCGGGCTGGCGTCCGGAAGGTCGGCAGTTCTTCCTGCCTTCCAGGAGCTCCGGCCTGTACGCGCCGCCGCCACAGCAGTACGGCcctccgcccccgcccgcccccacgACCACAGAGGCTGCCGAGACCACCACCACCGAGCTGCCCACCACGACGGCTCCCTCAGATGCGGCTGCCGACGGCTCCCGCGCCCAGGAGTCCGGCGTGTACTACCTGCTGCAGCCGGACGGCCGCCTCCAGCGCATCACCTACGCCCACGGGCCCGCCGCCCCCGCCTCGGCCTCCACCCCCGCCGCCTCGCCTCTGCTGCCGGAGCGGCTGTCGCTGCCTGCAGACCCCGGCTACCTGGCGCGCTTCCACTACCAGGACCTGCTGCCGCAGGGCGCACCCGTCTTCGCATTCCGGCAGGCCGGCCTGATGCGCATCTTCTGAAAAACGATCTCTTTGTGCAGAGGACTATCAAGACTATAGCAAAATGCACGTGTGACTTCAGAACTTACGACTGCCACTATGTAACTGTTTTCCCTTCGTTAGAATGTGATACTGAGACACCTCTTAAGCTCCCAAATTttgtgttggtaaaataacagcacCGATTGCGAAATTGGTTTTAATGTTGTCGCTATCGACTGGTTTTAAGTCAATACTATATGGCTGTGATACACATACGTGACTACTACACATTACTTTTCTCACTACATGTCTATTTAATACATAGACACAAAATCTAGTGAGATTTTTCTTTCGAAATCAGTCGTCAGTCGTAAATAACCAAATAAAGAAACCTTAATTGAGTCAGTTTGTGCATTTCCTGTCTGTATAATTAAAGATATGTAGACATATTCGCATATCCTTGTTTTTATGTCTTattcttttattatctttcaccctTATGCTCAGAAGAAGGAAAAGAACtgtaatttcaaaatcatattATTTTGTGATGATAGTGTCGTACAAGGCGAAGCCGTACGAACTGGAATGAAAATTATGGGACTGGAGAAATCTCTGTTGAGAAAGCGTGGAACTTACAAATTTAATGCAAATTTAAGATCAGACTGACTACTCACATTTTTAAATTGCAAACAACAATAATTTGGAGAAGAATATAATGTAATATGATGATGTGattagtgaagatcagtttggttttagaagaagTAAACATACATCTGAGGAATTTATGGTCTGACGTTTAACTATGGATAAATGTCAAAATAGAAATTTGTTATAAGCCTTCAACACTGTGAAATGGAGTAAAGTCTACAAAATCTTGAGAAAAACCAGCATAAAACACAGAATGAGATCAGGGACAAAAATAATACGGAAACAAAAACCATTGCATCTATGTGTAGTTCATCCACTTGGAAATATAGGCACTGGATTGTTAGATGTTAAAGTATATTGTTCTGCTCCAACAGACACATATAGATtaaaaataatgtatgtaaaataaacaGTGATTCAACTAGGAAAGGTATAATAGAGAAGTATATTATGGTTTATTTCTGAATAAAGTTAGTCATATACCTATTCCAAATAGAGTTTTTGGAGAAACACAAACTACATTACAAAACAGCAGTCCATGGCAATTTACTCCTATGAGGTATGGACACACTGTCATTTTCTCTTAGGAGATTTTGCTTTAGTAAAATGCGACCTGCTGAAAGGCAGATTTGAGCTGAGCGCTATAGTCTCCtatcaaaattaatttgtttaatttgttctcGATAGTGGCTCCACtttgaaaaacaaagaaataatttgtGTGGCTGATTGCGTCCCCCGCtcgttatcccccccccccccccgtcatcccCCTCCCtcatcatccccccctcccccagtctcctccaaaaaaaatcTGATATATGCATAAATCCAGCTAACTATGAGTTTGccagatgaagaaatgtatgatatatCATGGCGTAACCCCCATAATGTAAGTACATTTGAAATACTCCTGAAGTGTTGTCATATAAGATCAGATATATCTGTTGGCTCTTTCTAACAAGGTGAACAGAAAATAAAGGACGTATAGACGGTTGTCACCAATTTCGAAGATTGTATCGATAGCACTGACTTTACCACAGATACTGAACAAAATTATGCAAACACCGAAAACGTAACACAGTACGTACGATGCAGAATATGGTGTAGGGAAACTGTTGTCATTCAAAATAGTTTTCAGTCGTCTGAGAGTGGATAAATACAAACCCTGTATGGTTTTACAAGGGATCTAAAACCATTCTTCCTGTTCAGGAAACGATGATGGAGATGAATAGCGATCACGAACTCTTCTTCCCAATGTAaactacaaaggctcaataatattgtgatCTAGTGACTGTGGTGACCACGAGGGATGCAAAAAATCatcgccgcgcggcattagccgagtggtctagggcgctgcagtcatggactctgcggctgatcctggcggagggtgggcatgggtgtgtgtgtttgtccttaggataatttaggttaagtagtgtgtaagcttagggactgatcaccttagcagttaagtcccataatatttcacacacatttgaacatttttattttttttttaaaaatcatgctcATGTGACAAAACCGGACCTGGACGAAGGAAGCAGCGTTAACGGGGGCTCTGTCGTCGTGGAACATTGGCGAACAAATATTCTACTATGGTCACATCCCACAGAGTAAACATCGGGTCCTTGAAATACCACGAAACGCCTGTCAAAATAATCAGCGAACCTCTACCGTGTTTCATGAgcagcaagcagtctgcatcgTAAGGTGGGGCGGaaaaagccagacgcaaacttggccagaagttgaaaacagtgtgaaacacgGTTCATTCAGTCAAATGAGTTTCATCTATTGATCAATAATCCAGGTTTTATAGTTTCGGCACAGCATTTTCCTGTTACAGGAATTTACATCGTTGATATAGTGTTCTGGAATTTCATCTCACCCTGCAATTTCCAGTTTAtcagcttatggagctcctttcCTGTTGTTATGGTGCTGTCagtgttcacgagtgcgacattcagttctgcagctttTGCAGttctcgtcctcttatttttcgtcgtaAACCTCAATGACTACATGCCACGATCACTCAAAACACATTTTCGTCCGTATTGCGACTTGGCACACTTGGCAGATGATATTGCTTTCCCAGTATgcaatataaatcttcgatatcgtGCCTACTGGAATAACAAACACTTTGGCTACGTCGGTTATGGAAGCACCTTCTATACGAGCACCAGCAACTTGGgcaagttcgaattcacttagctagtGCATAATTCACTCACAACTCCACGGAGCACTGCTCTGACATGAAtgacgcttgcaacgtattgagaacatGGCGCAGTTGCCGTTCGTGAACAAATACAACAACAtcggcatttatgttcaagtatgcatttctcgtGGGTTTTCCCGTGTTTTTGTCccaatcttcttctttttttttttttttttttttttttttactttgtaaagAGGACCTTTGGTTAGGAGTAAAAGGAGTCAGGAGTCGTTCTTGGGACAGCAAGAGTAATCCGCCGAAATATTGCCTTTATGTGCAGCTTTATGGGGACATTATTTCTTATAGTATAGTTATTGAACCTGAACAATCTGAAAGTATTAATCTTAAGCGAACTTTATACGAATTTTCGGCTTTTTTCTGGATacatcagaaatacaattacgcttaCACCTAGGCACGGAAATTTTTCCTTGAACAATCCTAATATGATACTGCCGCAACCTTTCGTATACACTGCATGTAGCAATCGATTTACAGATCTTGCATTACGCTGAGATCCTCCCTGTCTCCTTACTTCATTttgcaaaacacacaaaaattcttgggCGACGGTGTAATGAATTATTGCATGATAGAAAGTGGGGAGGAAAGGAGAACACAACTGATGTGAAATGGGGGTGTTGCAACACTGGTGCTATGACAGTCATCTACACAACCACACAAACCAAATTTTACCAAAATGAATGATCCTTTAATCACTATAAAAAGACCATATtacgtttgtaaactgttttccatttcattcattactTGAAAACTGCGCACTCCTGTCTTCCTAAAAGATCTCGTTTGCTCGTTCTGTTCTTCACTCAGTTTGAATAACACAGAGTCAACTGACTCAGGAACTGCGTGAAACTTATAGTTGGTATAGAGTAGCTgactttccattttttttcataatCCCTACTGGGAGCGATTGGGAGCAGGAAACTGAGTGCCATTTAGCTATAAAAGCATATTTAAAACAAGATATTAAAAAGGAACAACAAAAGATCAACAAAAACTCAAATTGCTCACTGAAAGATGCCACAAGTTTTCATATAAGTCACGTGctacacatatttacaaatgatGCATACGTCTTGCATTTACTATATACAACAAAGCTGCTGAGATGTGTGGGGATATTGCTCCATCGGTAAGGTAATTCAAACGGAAACACAGTTTTGCATACCCAGGAGATTTAGAGCTGTATCGTCACCTGATGCCATCCATATGTGTGATTTGAGAAGTGTATATAATTTTCACAAATACATAAAATGCTCATTCTGCCATTATTATCtcgcactttttttttaaaaaagtacatgTTTTACAAAGAATAAATTAGCTACTCAACACGCGTGTTGTAGTTTATTAAGTCATGATtgcgaaatactgacacgaattatttacaggggAACGGAAACCTGGTAGAACCCGATCTCAGATAAGAAAAGTTTGCATTacgaagaaatgtaggaatatgcaaGGGAATACTGACCTGTCACTTATCTTAGAGAATAAGTTAAAGAGACGCTAACCTATACTTACAGCATGTGTAGATTTAGAAAAAATTTTGACACTGTTGACGGGAATACAGTTTTCGAAATTTttaaggtagcaggaataaaatacaatgAACGGAAGGTCGTCTGtatcttctacagaaaccagattgcatttATAAGAGCCGACGGGCATAAAAGGGAGGAGTGGGTGACGAGGTTGTGAGTTAGGACactagcctatcctcaatgttattcaacccGTACACTGAGTAAGAAGCAGAAGCAATCCGAGGAGAAAATTGGaaagcagaataaataaaaacttcggggttgtccgatgacattgtaacactgtcagagacggcaaaggtagAGCAGCATAAAAAAAGGATATCagaagaatatcaacaaaagtaaaacaaggataaaaaatgtagccgaattaaattaaATCAGGTATTgcggagagaattagattaggtaatgagataaAGGAGGTAGTACATGTACGAGTATTTTGCTACttgaacagcaaaataactaattatgcctgaagtagggaggatattaaATGTTGATTGCCTATAccgaaaaaaaaattgataaaaaactTCTGTTAGCTTTTATCAAATTTTGGTGCTAGGAAGTCTTTGCTAAAGGTATTTGCGTGGAATGTACACTTGTATGTAaatgaaacgtgcacgataaagaGTTCAGAGaagatgagaatttttttttgaaatgcaatactacataagaatgctgaaaattagataggtTCATCGAGCAATTGATGAGGAGGTAGTCAATAGAAGTCAGGACGGAAGGAGTTTATGAGACAacgtgactaaaggaagggatcgatTGGAAGGATATATCCTGAATCATCAAGTGATTGTAGGTTTTAAAATGGATGAGAGTGTGTGTgtatgggaggaggggggggggaggagggaggaaattCGTAGAGGAAGGCAAAGGGATGAATGTAAGTAAGTTCAAAGGGCTGTACGTTGcattagttattcgaagatgaagaggcttataCAGGACAGACTAGCCTCGAAAGCTGCGTTAACCGAGTCCTCAGACAGTACAGTCACAAATTTAGGCCTGAAAATGCTTCAGAGGTTTCGTAGTGTTACAGTACTTAGTGTACTATTCTTTAAAACACTCATTCTATACTACTGAACCGAGCAACGAATCGGCAGCTCAAAGAAAAAGAGCTCTCATTTCAAGTAATGAAATTATAGAAGTAAAACTGAACTCTGTCGAAACAGGTGTGTGGAGgctcaacggtactgaccgactgcCGTGTAATCCACAGCCGACAAGCGTCGCTGGATGTGGACATGGAGGCACACgtaatcagcacaccgctctatcggccgctgtcagctttcgtgaccggagcccttacttctcaatgaagtagcttctCAAATGGCCTCACAAGTGATGAGTACACCCTGGCCGACAGCTCTCCGTAGACCCGAACGTCACGgatacaagtgctagccaagcccgacaatgcttaacttcggtgatctcacggtaacTGGTGTGAGCACTGCGGCAAGGTCGGTGGGACACCTATAGAGATACGTAACTAATTTTGATGTTTCGACATAGATTTCGCTTGCCCAGACCTAGAAGATTCTTACAAACTCCAAGTTCCATTAAAGCGTGCTGGGAAATAGGAGTTGGGAACCAACTTGCATACATCAAGTCATACTTCAGTTATTTAGCATCAGGAGTCAAACGAATGGAGGAAAGAGGATTTCCTTTGGCGGCTCCACTGGAAGAATACGGATCCTTTACCAAGGAGTATCGATATGGTAATGTTAAAGACTCGGTTGCTTTTCGAATAAATACGGTAGCGGAAAGTAATGCTGAGTTGTGTGTTAGGCTTATTCGCTGTATCTGCTTGGTGCCAATAGGAAAATTAGGGAAACGTTCGAAGGAAAATTCTTCGAGTGGCATTGCTGCGTTTCAGTTCCGCCCTATAAATCAAAAG carries:
- the LOC126235460 gene encoding uncharacterized protein LOC126235460, which gives rise to MSAGAFKYGGGAQSGISQCIGSSPESDMQLLVASALLLLAGCASARPEAPAQQYGAPDAAPYPPSGWRPEGRQFFLPSRSSGLYAPPPQQYGPPPPPAPTTTEAAETTTTELPTTTAPSDAAADGSRAQESGVYYLLQPDGRLQRITYAHGPAAPASASTPAASPLLPERLSLPADPGYLARFHYQDLLPQGAPVFAFRQAGLMRIF